From the genome of Amycolatopsis sp. NBC_01488, one region includes:
- a CDS encoding M28 family peptidase, which translates to MAAVAALVVGFTTAQAAAAAPDGGGGPPGCADRVNNTASKLVPCIRTDDLWHHMRVFQGIANANPGPDGHPSRNSGEPGYKASADYVARVMRQAGYDVTIQNYKFFYFAYTAVPTFSEVSPTSHDYTAVTDWNPGQATGSTTAALQPAGGIVIPPTPAPSSASGCTAGDFTGFVPGRVALIQRGTCPFGVKVQNAQAAGATGVVIFNEGNPGRTAVLNGTLSDAAGNRIVPTIPVSFTSFATGQDLFNQYNAAVQGATALPVLNLAVKAVVNPNADDYNVIADSKGGDPNHVVVVDAHLDAIYGAGMLDNASGSATILDIAQMMHKVKPRNKLRFIWFGGEELGLLGSAFYVNNLSPAELSKIGYDLDADVTATPNYVVGVLDPAGVDLFGRTVSTQFPPQVYEPSKVARDQGIGYFTSIGKKNILFSPVGTDAFSFNQAGIPASGVLTGQDCCKLQSDVDLFGGSLGNFEGNVPSTDGGCVDNPFRWCDNLANNDPKVMTFVSRGFATMVVDMAFNTTVLASSGKVAAKPALAAPAQAGTGAPAR; encoded by the coding sequence GTGGCCGCGGTTGCCGCGCTCGTCGTGGGGTTCACGACAGCGCAAGCCGCCGCTGCCGCGCCGGACGGGGGCGGCGGGCCACCCGGCTGCGCCGACCGGGTCAACAACACGGCGAGCAAACTGGTGCCCTGCATCAGAACCGACGATCTCTGGCACCACATGCGGGTCTTCCAGGGGATCGCCAACGCCAACCCGGGACCCGACGGCCATCCGTCGCGCAACTCCGGCGAGCCGGGCTACAAGGCGTCGGCGGACTACGTCGCCAGGGTGATGCGCCAAGCCGGCTACGACGTCACGATCCAGAACTACAAGTTCTTCTATTTCGCCTACACGGCCGTGCCGACGTTCAGCGAGGTATCGCCGACATCGCACGACTACACCGCCGTCACCGACTGGAACCCGGGCCAGGCCACCGGGTCCACGACCGCGGCCCTGCAGCCCGCGGGCGGCATCGTCATCCCGCCGACACCGGCCCCCAGCTCGGCCAGCGGCTGCACGGCCGGTGACTTCACCGGGTTCGTCCCGGGTCGCGTCGCGCTGATCCAGCGGGGCACGTGCCCCTTCGGCGTCAAGGTCCAGAACGCACAGGCCGCCGGCGCGACCGGCGTGGTCATCTTCAACGAAGGCAACCCGGGACGCACGGCCGTGCTCAACGGCACCCTGTCCGACGCCGCCGGCAACCGGATCGTCCCGACGATCCCGGTTTCGTTCACCTCGTTCGCGACCGGCCAGGACCTCTTCAACCAGTACAATGCGGCGGTACAGGGCGCGACCGCCCTGCCTGTGCTCAACCTCGCCGTCAAGGCGGTCGTCAACCCCAACGCCGACGACTACAACGTCATCGCCGACTCGAAGGGCGGGGACCCGAACCACGTCGTGGTCGTCGACGCGCACCTCGACGCGATCTACGGCGCCGGCATGCTGGACAACGCGTCCGGCTCCGCGACGATCCTCGACATCGCCCAGATGATGCACAAGGTCAAGCCGCGCAACAAGCTGCGCTTCATCTGGTTCGGTGGCGAAGAGCTGGGGCTGCTGGGCTCGGCGTTCTACGTGAACAACCTCAGCCCGGCCGAGCTGTCCAAGATCGGCTACGACCTGGACGCGGACGTGACGGCGACACCGAACTACGTCGTCGGCGTCCTCGATCCGGCCGGTGTCGACCTGTTCGGCCGTACCGTTTCGACGCAGTTCCCGCCGCAGGTGTACGAGCCGTCGAAGGTGGCGAGGGACCAGGGCATCGGGTACTTCACCTCCATCGGGAAGAAGAACATCTTGTTCTCGCCGGTCGGTACGGACGCGTTCTCCTTCAACCAGGCCGGGATTCCCGCGAGCGGGGTGCTGACCGGGCAGGACTGCTGCAAGCTTCAGTCCGACGTCGATCTGTTCGGCGGATCGCTGGGCAACTTCGAGGGGAACGTGCCGAGTACCGACGGCGGCTGCGTCGACAACCCGTTCCGCTGGTGCGACAACCTCGCCAACAACGATCCGAAGGTGATGACGTTCGTGTCCAGGGGATTCGCCACCATGGTCGTCGACATGGCCTTCAACACGACCGTGCTGGCCTCCAGCGGCAAAGTGGCCGCCAAGCCCGCGCTGGCGGCGCCGGCGCAGGCCGGCACGGGCGCCCCGGCCCGGTAG
- a CDS encoding LysR family transcriptional regulator, with protein MLFRQLEYFVAVAREKHFARAAEACYVSQPALSVAIAKLERELNVTLINRGHNYQGLTPEGERLVGWAQRLLAEQEAFKAEAAAVRSGVTGTLRVGMEPTASTTLALPLAAFCAEHPRASVRISSRRSAAELRRRLEAFELDVAIAHFAPDDWEGLEAVPLYTERYLLLAAEGLLPGTESLTWADAARLPLALLEPDMRIRQVIDRAFAEGGARVTPQLSTDSVASLYAQVSVGACATIVPHTWLGAMPVQDGIRAVRLVAPDARAQVSAVVHAGPCGSVTARAFVAATRGLALDDFFGTVLPAGGGVSARTGR; from the coding sequence ATGCTGTTCCGTCAGTTGGAGTACTTCGTGGCGGTGGCCCGGGAGAAGCATTTCGCGCGCGCCGCGGAGGCCTGTTACGTGTCCCAGCCCGCCTTGTCGGTGGCGATCGCCAAGCTCGAGCGGGAGCTGAACGTCACGCTGATCAACCGGGGGCACAACTACCAGGGCCTGACCCCGGAGGGCGAGCGGCTGGTCGGGTGGGCCCAGCGGCTCCTCGCGGAGCAGGAGGCGTTCAAGGCGGAGGCGGCCGCCGTCCGGTCGGGGGTCACCGGGACGCTTCGCGTCGGCATGGAACCGACCGCGTCGACCACCCTCGCGCTTCCGCTGGCGGCGTTCTGCGCCGAGCACCCGCGGGCCAGCGTGCGGATCAGCTCGCGGCGGTCCGCCGCGGAACTGCGCCGCCGGCTGGAGGCGTTCGAGCTGGACGTCGCGATCGCGCACTTCGCGCCGGATGACTGGGAGGGTCTGGAGGCGGTGCCGCTGTACACGGAGCGGTACCTGCTGCTGGCCGCCGAGGGGTTGCTGCCGGGGACCGAGTCGCTGACGTGGGCGGACGCGGCCCGGCTCCCGCTCGCACTGCTTGAACCCGACATGCGCATCCGCCAGGTCATCGACCGCGCGTTCGCGGAGGGCGGGGCCCGGGTGACCCCGCAGCTGTCCACGGACTCGGTGGCTTCCCTGTACGCCCAGGTCAGTGTCGGTGCGTGCGCGACGATCGTGCCGCACACGTGGCTGGGGGCGATGCCGGTGCAGGACGGGATCAGGGCCGTTCGCCTGGTCGCCCCGGATGCTCGCGCACAGGTCTCGGCGGTGGTCCACGCGGGGCCGTGCGGGTCGGTCACGGCACGCGCTTTCGTGGCCGCGACGCGGGGCCTGGCGCTGGACGACTTCTTCGGCACGGTTCTGCCGGCCGGTGGCGGGGTCAGTGCCCGAACCGGGCGGTGA
- a CDS encoding FadD7 family fatty acid--CoA ligase — METTTSTEIADLLDRQVRSTTALVVTADRTPISYGALATMVDEVAGRLRGAGLRRGDPVGLVCADNAEFVVGLLGAARAGGVVAPLDPALPPAELAARVGAVGARAVITTGPGQAAIPSWPLRVDAAAATATLDTTAPPGPRHANHGLTDDDSLVLFTAGTTNRAKAVPLTHANVAASIRNICTTYELGPADATVAVMPLFHGHGLFTTLLASLATGGRVLLPATGRFSAHTFWNDLRAAGATWFTAVPTIYEILLNRAARDFPGPGVAPLRFARSCSAPLNTATARAMERLLGVPLLGAYGMTETAHQAAAEPLGSLVQGSCGRATGVDVRLLDRDGQDVATGDEGEVWVQGPTVARGYLDSPTETAKSFVDGWFRTGDLGRLDANGYLFLTGRIKNLINRGGEKIAPEHVEDVLAGCPGVLEAAVFAIPDPVYGQRVGAAVVVTAEHAIADVTPLGILDHCRGRLPAFEVPDRIDIVDALPHTPKGALDRKAVTARFGH, encoded by the coding sequence ATGGAAACGACGACCAGCACCGAGATCGCCGATCTCCTCGACCGGCAGGTGCGCAGCACCACGGCACTGGTGGTCACCGCCGACCGGACACCGATTTCCTACGGCGCCCTGGCCACCATGGTCGACGAAGTGGCCGGCCGGCTGCGCGGTGCGGGCCTGCGGCGTGGCGACCCGGTCGGTCTCGTGTGCGCCGACAACGCCGAGTTCGTCGTCGGGCTCCTGGGCGCCGCGCGGGCCGGCGGGGTGGTCGCTCCGCTGGACCCCGCCCTGCCGCCGGCGGAACTCGCGGCCCGCGTCGGCGCGGTCGGCGCGCGGGCGGTGATCACCACCGGCCCGGGGCAGGCCGCCATCCCCAGCTGGCCACTGCGCGTCGACGCGGCCGCCGCGACGGCCACCCTCGACACGACCGCGCCGCCGGGGCCGCGCCACGCGAACCACGGGCTCACCGACGACGACTCGCTCGTCCTGTTCACCGCGGGCACCACCAACCGGGCGAAGGCGGTGCCGCTGACGCACGCGAACGTGGCCGCGTCCATCCGGAACATCTGCACCACCTACGAACTGGGCCCCGCGGACGCGACGGTCGCCGTCATGCCGCTCTTCCACGGTCACGGGCTGTTCACCACGCTCCTGGCCTCCCTCGCCACCGGCGGCCGCGTGCTGCTGCCGGCGACCGGCCGGTTCTCGGCGCACACGTTCTGGAACGACCTGCGCGCGGCGGGCGCGACGTGGTTCACCGCCGTCCCCACGATCTACGAGATCCTGCTGAACCGGGCCGCACGCGACTTCCCCGGTCCCGGCGTCGCACCACTGCGGTTCGCACGCAGCTGCAGCGCTCCCCTCAACACGGCCACCGCACGGGCGATGGAACGGCTGCTCGGCGTACCACTGCTGGGCGCGTACGGGATGACCGAGACCGCGCACCAGGCCGCCGCCGAGCCCCTCGGGTCCCTGGTGCAGGGCTCGTGCGGCCGCGCGACCGGCGTGGACGTCCGGTTGCTCGACCGGGACGGGCAGGATGTTGCGACCGGTGACGAGGGCGAGGTGTGGGTGCAGGGGCCGACCGTCGCCCGCGGCTACCTCGACAGCCCCACCGAGACGGCGAAAAGCTTCGTCGACGGCTGGTTCCGCACCGGAGACCTCGGCCGCCTGGACGCGAACGGGTACCTGTTCCTGACCGGGCGCATCAAGAACCTCATCAACCGTGGCGGGGAGAAGATCGCGCCCGAGCACGTCGAGGACGTCCTCGCCGGGTGTCCGGGCGTGCTGGAGGCCGCCGTGTTCGCCATCCCCGACCCGGTCTACGGGCAACGGGTCGGCGCCGCCGTGGTCGTCACGGCGGAGCACGCCATCGCGGACGTCACGCCCTTGGGGATACTCGACCACTGCCGCGGCAGGCTGCCGGCGTTCGAGGTGCCCGACCGGATCGACATCGTCGACGCCCTGCCGCACACGCCGAAGGGCGCGCTCGACCGGAAGGCGGTCACCGCCCGGTTCGGGCACTGA
- a CDS encoding YoaK family protein: MTAELSDRHVDHAAVHATPKLVAVRDRLLVALAFSAGIYDAICFLSFGKVFTGFQTGNVVFLGLGLAGVRPPAGPNPVSVIVSLAAFMAGAAVAMWLLRRFDGDEEVEDENVFTVWPTGVSRTLVAVLFAQVGFLVVWMATSPSPAVTYALLGLNAFGMGLQMNAIRALHVPAVSTTAASATLISLTSGLASWSLKGHVARRLAGVLVSMVAGALAGAWLVGHAHFYAPVLPVLVIAGVIVIASAALKKTQRQADSQEW, encoded by the coding sequence ATGACAGCTGAGCTATCCGATCGGCACGTCGACCACGCCGCGGTGCACGCGACGCCGAAGCTCGTGGCCGTTCGCGACCGGCTACTGGTGGCGTTGGCGTTCTCGGCGGGTATCTACGACGCGATCTGCTTCCTGTCCTTCGGGAAGGTGTTCACCGGGTTCCAGACCGGGAACGTCGTGTTCCTCGGACTCGGCCTCGCCGGTGTGCGACCACCGGCCGGCCCGAACCCGGTCTCCGTGATCGTCTCCCTCGCCGCGTTCATGGCGGGCGCCGCGGTGGCGATGTGGCTGCTCCGGCGGTTCGACGGGGACGAGGAGGTGGAGGACGAGAACGTCTTCACGGTGTGGCCCACCGGGGTGTCCCGCACGCTCGTGGCGGTTCTGTTCGCGCAGGTCGGCTTCCTCGTGGTGTGGATGGCGACCTCGCCCTCCCCCGCGGTGACCTACGCCCTGCTCGGCCTGAACGCGTTCGGGATGGGGCTGCAGATGAACGCCATCCGGGCGCTCCACGTGCCCGCCGTCTCCACCACCGCGGCGTCGGCGACCCTCATCAGCCTGACCAGCGGCCTCGCGTCGTGGTCGTTGAAGGGACATGTGGCGCGCCGGTTGGCCGGAGTCCTCGTGAGCATGGTCGCCGGGGCACTGGCCGGGGCGTGGCTGGTCGGCCACGCGCATTTCTACGCACCGGTGCTCCCGGTGCTCGTGATCGCGGGTGTGATCGTGATTGCCTCGGCGGCGCTGAAAAAGACTCAACGGCAAGCTGATTCCCAGGAGTGGTGA
- the oxc gene encoding oxalyl-CoA decarboxylase: MTTTSEPAVTPDAGAARPALTDGYHLVVEALKLNDVDTIYGVAGIPITDLARVAQAEGIRYLGFRHESNAGHAAAAAGFLTKKPGICLTVSAPGFLNGLTALANATTNCFPMVQISGSSERHLVDLKRGDYEEMDQMSAAERFAKAAYRVDRAEDIGRGVARAIRTAVSGRPGGVYLDIPAAVLGEVVDAAVAGTLWGVVDAAPRQLPAPEAVDRAIALLAHARKPLVVLGKGAAYAQADTQIRRFVETTGLPYLPMSMAKGLLPDDHPQSVAAARSLALREADVVLLVGARLNWLLAHGEAPQWNPDAAFIQVDIQASELDSNQPVAAPLVGDVGSVMAALLDRLAPPQVTVPEPWRRQVSAPQAWRDRLSDKVAQNAARMATRLAADPHPMRFDGALRAIRDVVHTRPEVYVVNEGANALDIARNIIDMRVPRHRLDSGTWGVMGIGMGYAIAAAVESGAPVVAVEGDSAFGFSGMELETICRYRLPVVTVILNNGGIYKGDGVNQVSPDPSPTTLMRTAHHELLIEAFGGKGYRVTTPAELADALTEALDSGGPALIDCEIDPTDGTESGHLTNLNPAGITVVPAK; the protein is encoded by the coding sequence ATGACCACGACTTCCGAGCCGGCGGTGACGCCGGACGCCGGTGCCGCCCGGCCCGCGCTGACCGACGGGTACCACCTCGTCGTCGAAGCGCTCAAGCTCAACGACGTCGACACGATCTACGGCGTCGCCGGTATTCCCATCACCGACCTGGCCAGGGTCGCCCAGGCCGAGGGCATCCGCTACCTCGGCTTCCGGCACGAGAGCAACGCCGGGCACGCGGCCGCGGCGGCCGGCTTCCTGACGAAGAAGCCGGGCATCTGCCTCACGGTGTCCGCGCCGGGCTTCCTCAACGGGTTGACCGCACTCGCGAACGCCACCACGAACTGCTTCCCCATGGTGCAGATCTCCGGGTCCAGCGAGCGGCACCTCGTCGACCTCAAGCGCGGCGACTACGAGGAGATGGACCAGATGTCCGCGGCGGAACGGTTCGCCAAGGCCGCCTACCGGGTGGACCGGGCCGAGGACATCGGCCGCGGCGTCGCCCGGGCGATCCGCACGGCGGTCTCCGGCCGGCCGGGCGGGGTCTACCTCGACATCCCGGCCGCGGTGCTCGGCGAGGTCGTCGACGCGGCGGTAGCCGGGACGCTGTGGGGTGTCGTCGATGCCGCGCCGCGCCAGTTGCCCGCGCCCGAGGCCGTGGACCGGGCGATCGCCCTGCTCGCCCACGCACGCAAGCCCCTCGTGGTGCTCGGCAAGGGAGCCGCCTACGCCCAGGCCGACACGCAGATCCGGCGGTTCGTGGAGACCACGGGCCTGCCGTACCTGCCCATGTCGATGGCCAAGGGCCTGCTGCCCGACGACCACCCGCAGTCGGTGGCCGCGGCCAGGTCGCTGGCGCTGCGCGAGGCCGACGTGGTGCTCCTGGTCGGCGCGCGGCTGAACTGGCTGCTCGCGCACGGCGAGGCACCGCAGTGGAACCCGGACGCGGCGTTCATCCAGGTCGACATCCAAGCGTCCGAACTGGACAGCAACCAGCCGGTGGCCGCACCGCTCGTCGGCGACGTCGGCTCGGTGATGGCGGCGCTGCTCGACCGGCTCGCGCCTCCGCAGGTCACGGTCCCGGAGCCGTGGCGGCGCCAGGTCAGCGCCCCGCAGGCATGGCGGGACCGGCTTTCGGACAAGGTGGCGCAGAACGCGGCCAGGATGGCCACCCGCCTCGCGGCCGACCCGCACCCCATGCGGTTCGACGGCGCGTTGCGGGCGATCCGGGACGTCGTCCACACGCGCCCCGAGGTCTACGTGGTCAACGAGGGCGCCAACGCGCTCGACATCGCCCGCAACATCATCGACATGCGGGTGCCGCGCCATCGCCTCGACAGCGGTACCTGGGGCGTGATGGGCATCGGGATGGGCTACGCCATCGCCGCCGCCGTCGAGAGCGGCGCGCCGGTGGTGGCCGTCGAGGGCGACAGCGCGTTCGGGTTCAGCGGGATGGAGCTGGAGACGATCTGCCGCTACCGGCTGCCGGTCGTCACCGTGATCCTCAACAACGGCGGGATCTACAAGGGAGACGGCGTCAACCAGGTCTCCCCGGACCCGTCCCCGACCACGCTCATGCGGACCGCCCACCACGAACTGCTCATCGAGGCGTTCGGCGGCAAGGGTTACCGCGTGACCACGCCCGCCGAGCTCGCCGACGCGCTCACCGAGGCCCTGGACTCCGGCGGCCCCGCGCTCATCGACTGCGAGATCGACCCGACGGACGGCACCGAGAGCGGCCACCTCACCAACCTCAACCCGGCGGGCATCACCGTCGTGCCGGCCAAGTGA
- the frc gene encoding formyl-CoA transferase, producing the protein MTELPLTGTKVIDFTGVQAGPACTQMLAWYGADVLKVERVDGGDVTRTQLRDIPDVDALYFTMLNSNKRSLAINTRTPEGLAVMERLIRDADILVENFAPGAMDRMGLSWERIQELNPRLIFGSVKGFNDESSWADLKVYENVAQCAGGAASTTGFWDGPPTISAAALGDSNSGMHLLIGLLTALVDREKTGKGQKVSVSMQDAVLNLCRVKLRDQQRLERVGYLEEYPQYPNGTFTDVVPRGGNAGGGGQPGWVLKCKGWEDDPNAYIYFTIQEQNWARTCEAIGKPEWVADPEYDTARARETHIFDIFAEIEKWLADKTKYEAVDILRTFGVPCAPVLSMKEIAHDADLRKSGTVIEVEQKGRGTYLTVGSPVKFSGFTPEITGAPLLGEHTDEVLASLGYDADAIARLRTENVVA; encoded by the coding sequence ATGACCGAACTGCCTCTCACCGGCACCAAGGTGATCGACTTCACCGGCGTCCAGGCCGGCCCGGCGTGCACCCAGATGCTCGCCTGGTACGGGGCGGACGTCCTCAAGGTCGAGCGCGTCGACGGCGGGGACGTGACCCGCACCCAGCTGCGTGACATCCCCGACGTCGACGCCCTGTACTTCACCATGCTCAACAGCAACAAGCGGTCGCTCGCGATCAACACCCGGACGCCGGAAGGCCTGGCCGTCATGGAGCGGCTGATCCGGGACGCCGACATCCTGGTCGAGAACTTCGCGCCGGGCGCCATGGACCGCATGGGACTTTCGTGGGAGCGTATCCAGGAGCTCAACCCGCGCCTGATCTTCGGCTCGGTCAAGGGCTTCAACGACGAGTCCTCCTGGGCCGACCTGAAGGTCTACGAGAACGTGGCGCAGTGCGCCGGCGGCGCCGCTTCGACCACCGGCTTCTGGGACGGCCCGCCCACGATCAGCGCCGCGGCGCTCGGTGACAGCAACTCCGGGATGCACCTGCTGATCGGCCTCCTCACCGCGCTCGTCGACCGCGAAAAGACCGGCAAGGGGCAGAAGGTGTCGGTGTCCATGCAGGACGCCGTGCTCAACCTCTGCCGCGTCAAGCTGCGCGACCAGCAGCGGCTGGAGCGCGTCGGCTACCTGGAGGAGTACCCGCAGTACCCGAACGGGACGTTCACCGACGTGGTGCCGCGCGGCGGCAACGCGGGTGGCGGCGGGCAGCCCGGCTGGGTGCTGAAGTGCAAGGGCTGGGAGGACGACCCCAACGCCTACATCTACTTCACGATCCAGGAGCAGAACTGGGCCCGCACCTGCGAGGCCATCGGCAAGCCGGAGTGGGTGGCCGACCCCGAGTACGACACGGCGCGGGCCCGCGAGACGCACATCTTCGACATCTTCGCCGAGATCGAGAAGTGGCTGGCCGACAAGACCAAGTACGAGGCGGTCGACATCCTCCGGACCTTCGGGGTGCCGTGCGCGCCGGTGCTGTCCATGAAGGAGATCGCCCACGACGCCGACCTGCGCAAGAGCGGCACCGTGATCGAGGTCGAGCAGAAGGGGCGCGGCACCTACCTCACGGTCGGCAGCCCGGTGAAGTTCTCCGGCTTCACCCCCGAGATCACCGGCGCACCGCTGCTCGGCGAGCACACCGACGAAGTCCTCGCGAGCCTCGGCTACGACGCGGACGCCATCGCCCGGTTGCGGACCGAGAACGTCGTCGCTTGA